GAGGAAGATGCCAGCAATGCCAAAGCTGCCAACCAGTCTGCCTGGCACAGGCCAGACAGTGCCTAGCAACAAGCTGAAAGCCTCCCTCCACAGCAACTTCAGTATTCTGCCCAGTCAAGAGAAAATGCACCTCAGGAAAATCCCTGCTGGGTCATGCTACCAGACCCAGACCCAAAACCAAACTGAGACTCAAAGCCAGGCGCTGCAGACACAGAATCAGAACCACACCCAGGCCCAGGCCCAAGACCAAATCCAGAACCATGCTCACATGCAGTCTGAGGACCAAGCTCAGGATCAGAGCCAGGAgtcccagacccagacccagactgTGGCTCAGGTTCTTGCTGAAGAAAAGCAAGTGGCTTCCTGTCCTACTGCCATTCGCAAGCAGCGGACAGGAGTGCAGGAACTGATTACCACCTTCAGCCAGAGAAGTGCTGGCCTAACAACCAGCGAtgctcctctccctcccccgACTCTCGGGCTGGGACAGGCCCCGGCCCCAGCAGGAACCGGTGGGAGAGGTCCCTTCACCAGCGGCTCCCGCAAGCTGCAGGCTGGCGACCAACCCTGGCCACAATACAAAATCATTAACCTCCGTTACGCTGGGGCCTCTTGCAGCCCCCAGGAAAACAGAACGACCGAGTGCTCTCCCAAGCCCAGCAGACCAGGGCCCTCCACTGGGAAAGAGGCCGAGGCCAATTCATCCATCGATGAAGCAGCAGCTCCAGCCAAACTCTCCCAACACTTCTCCTCCTCCCAATCCTGCCGGGCCGCACCGGGAAGCCCAGCTCCCAATCCTTCAACCCCCACCTCGAGGAAGGCCTTCCTCACCACCACCCTGCCGTCCCGAAATCTCTACCTACCGGCAGGTTACACCACACCCTCTGCCTCCGGAAAGAGATGGCCAAACATGATCAGGGGCTCCGAGCAGCCGAACCTACCCGCCGCTCAGGACGAACTGAGCTCCCTGGTTAGCCCTCCTCCTGTGTCCATTAAACCGCCTGGCCTCGCGACAGGCATTCTCCCGCCCAGCCTTGTGATGGGCACTCTCCCGCCCGGACGCCCGATCCATCACCAACCGCCCAGTCCCCCGGTCCATCGTCAACTGCCAAGTCCCCCGGTCCATCGTCAAACCCCGAGTCCCCCAGTCCATCGCCAACCGCCCAGTCCCCCGGTCCATCGTCAAACCCTGAGTCCCCCAGTCCATCGCCAATCGCCCAGTCCCCCGGTCCATCGTCAAACCCCGAGTCCCCCAGTCCATCGCCAATCGCCCAGTCCCCCGGTCCATCGTCAACTGCCAAGTCCCCCAGTCCGTCGCCAACTGCCGAGTCCCCCGGTCCATCGTCAAACCCCGAGTCCCCCAGACCATCGCCAACCGCCGAGTCCCCCGGTCCATCGTCAACCTCCCAGTCCCCCTGTCCGTCGCCAACTGCCCAGTCCCCCGGTCCATCGCCAACCGCCGAGTCCCCCGGTCTATCGTCAAACCCCGAGTCCCCCCGTCCATCACCAACTGCCCAGTCCCCCAGCAGTGATCAACAGCATTCCTCCGCAAAAAAGACCCCTTGACCGCCCAGAGAAACCTGGATCCAACGCCTCATCCATCTTCTGCCCGCTCTCCGACTCTATTTTTGAATCCCAGCCGCCTTCTCCACTAGTGGACAGAGTGAATACAGTAGCTCAACCGCAAAGCATCATTCCGGGGGACATCAGCCCACTCACATCTAGAGTTGCATGGAAGAATAATTTCACAGTCAGGCAACCGAGCGACAGGCCGAGAAGGTTGGCCTTGAGTGGTGTCCACCCACAACCTTTTGTGAAGAAGAATCACCTTCTTGACTTTAAATCTGGGATTCAGAACCGACTCTCTGCAACTAGTTCAGCTACAAGTGAACCCACTCTACAGAGCATTGGGTAAGCTTTGTAATGCCTTCAGTCTACACTGTACAGGATTTCCTTGATGCGCTAGTCTGCGGGATATGAAGTTGGTAGTAGGCTGGGAAAAGAAAGAAACTGCATCCATATGGCACCTATCATGATCTCAGGACGTTGTAGAATGTTTAAGAAAGAACAAGTTGTAGGCCATAGGGCTGTTTGAGCATCCAACATATTTTTTGATCAACCTGTTACACAACTCTGCATAGGGTAGGAGTGGACCTcaggtctcttggttcagaggaagggacactaccactgcaccacaagagcccctttAATAAAAGTGCGGCTACTAAGCCACCAACCCAGTCACTTGCCAAATCCTTTGATTTCCATTATACCAAAATTTTATTTGCTGCTAATTATATACTTTTGAAGTTGCACCATAGGAAATATAATGACCTACAAATAGCAATGTGGTAATGGTCAGAGAATGTGTGCCTGTTAAAATGAAATTTGCCATTTTGAGGGTGCACACCCAGACACTGATATAACTGCAGGAGTACTCCGCTCCCTTGTCATTGTCAGATTGCAGGACCACGGTTGACTAATTGAATGAGTCGTAAACTTGCTGGATGGGATTACTTACAAATTTAAGAAAGAAGCTGAGTTCTCAGCCTACTCCTGGTCCTGGCCATTCATAAGTTTAAGCAGCGGACTATGGATGATTCAAGATTTTAGATGTCCTGCCTGTCTTTTGTGACTATGTTCCTGCTCAGGCGTCCTTGGAGTGGGAGCATAACAGTGTCCAGCAGTACCCATGAAGTCTTTTGGGGTGAGTGGTCACAACAAGGGCTGGAGTGTATCATCTTCCCCATCCAACACTATTTTATGAGCAAGTTTTGTTATTTGTTGAAAACATAAGATCTAGGTTCTTCCGTAGCACTCACCCAGCAGTCACCTTGCAATGGTACAACAGTATAGTGTACATGATGGGTCACTTCTAatttgggcttatgcccaaaacatcgattgtcctgctcctcggatgctgcctgacctgctgcacttttccagcaccacacttttcaacaatgCCACTGTCAATGACTCGTCTTAATGCTTCTTTAGAAAAATTCAGTCAACTTAGGTATAACTTTCTATTCACAATCCCTGCTGACTGTTTTTGATCAATTTAGGCCTTCTATATGACAATTAACACTGCATCTCAAAGTTTTTACCAATAATTCACTCACCAGTGGAAATTAGGTTGACTAGTTTATAActacttgacctactcttaacTTCCATTTAGGAGTAACAGCGTGACTTTAGCTGTGCTCTAGTCTATGGTCAGAGAGGATTAGAAAATCATGGTTTGCAGTAATGACTTCAGAGGTTTTTTTTGCAATTCCATTACACTATTCAAAAAATGTTTTCCAGGTATCAGTTATTCATTCGTGAAGAAGTGCTTCCTGACAAGAGTCTTCAACTTGCCTTTTGTAGATCTTGTTTGCAAAGGCCTCAATGAGAGTGAAGCATTTAGTATTTGGCACTGCATGTTATACGGGATCTGTGACAGTGCAGATTCATCAAAACTATACCAGACTTGTAAGGGTTAAACTATAAGCTCAGTTTCAGATGAACCTGACTTGTGTTATATGTTAGAACAATAAATTAGTTGTCTCCTTTTCATCCACTCAAGACCATCAATTCTGCCAATGAAGGTAGATCCTTCAAGGAATCATACAGGTGAAATGTGGACATCAGCATaggttagattccttacagttcggaaacaggcccttcagcccaaccaggccacaccgaccctccgaagagtaacccacctagacccatttccctctgaatgatgcacctaacactgcgggcgatttagaatggccaattcacttgacctgcacatctttggactgtgggaggaaaccagagcacccggagaaaacccacacagacacaaggggaatgtataaactccacacagacagtcacccaaggttggaatcgaacctgggaccctggtgctgtgaggcagcagtgccaaccactgagccactgtgccacccccgaTACTTAGCATTTTAATGAAATGACAATCGACTGCAGGAAATTTACCTATGCTTGGATTTTGGCATAACTGCAATGAATAATCAGAGACAAAAGGAACATGGACAGCTCAAAAGATTTAGACCTGCTGAGTACAGAAACAAACCTATAAAATGTGCAAATAAAGATACAAAAAGCTGGAAGTATATAGCATACCCAGACCTCTGTTGAGAGAGCAAGAGGGTCTCATGATTAGGATAATGACTTCTCATCAGAATGGCAGCATGCCCTTGCTCCCCCAGAGATTTTCTGTGGCTCAGTACACGTTCCAAAAGGCTGGGCCTAGCCAGCGATAGCTCATTGTAGATTTGATACTTTGCAAAGTTCACAGAGAAAACCAATCAGAATCTGGTGCCTATGAAAAAATAATAACCTTTATGTAatatcaaaagatgtgcaggaagGAAGAGTAGGAAGGAGATAAAAGAATTAGTGAAGTTAATGAAATTGAAGTCATATAATGTTGGCAATAAGGAGTTACCTATTCGTGAAATTCCTCTTTGCTTTTGTTTGAATgaacttggttagagacaaaaaaaactgtagatactggaattcaaggtagacaagcaggaggctggaagaacacccCAGCCAGACAGTATATTGAGTTCTCcagctgctgatgctgcctgccttgctgtgttcttccagcctcctgcttgtctacctttatTTGAACAAAGGCAAAGCTTTAAATAAAGTGTATAGCTTAATGACCTTAGTCAATTTCATAAAAGTTGTACTTTAATGACTATGGTTTTGTAATACTAAAAATACCTGATTACATATAATTAAATTGATCACTAATATTTAATATGACAAAAACTTAAGAAGTATTTCAATGACTGAGAGATGTGGGATGTGCTGAAATAGTAAAGGATGCTATACAAATGTAACTCCTTTCTTTGTATTGGGTCCTCATCATATTTTGTTACTGTAATATCTGCAATTTCTTTGGAAAAGGATCTCCAACTCTGCATGGGCCAAGAAAGGAAAATATTTCCATTTAACTTATTCTGTAAATATCTTCCCAGCTGCTTCCCATTATTTTTCCATGCTATCTCCCTCCACTGTCCCTCTGGACGTCCATTAAACATCTTCACCCATGCTCTGTAATAGGTAACTAAATCTAAACTATCCATGCATCATCTTATCTTCCCTCTTATTTACACTGCTTATGATATTTGCTGTTTATGACAATTCAAATATTATAATGGTATTATTGTTCCCATAAGAATCTTAAATGTGCAACTACTATCTCCACTCAGTCTtctgtttcccaaactgaacagTCCCAGGAATTTTAGGCTGTCCTCATAACTTAGCTGGATTGAGTTGGAATTAAATGGTTGACGTTATTTCATACTGCCTCCAATGTCTGAATGTCCTtgaaagtgtggcattggaataTGCATTAGATTAATTAAACCATTAAATAAGTTGAACTGTTAAATGAAGAGCTATGAATAAGATGAAATAATTATTGAGTATTTCTGTACTGAAGGAGATggaagtgatggagaaagtgaagtttaGGAAGTTGCATGGTCgtacagaatttgaatattattgaaaACCAAAGATGTTGCTGAAGCTGTCTGTTCACCAGtggtataaattgttgtgattgtttgaaatttggcatttttgcTTTTATCCTCAAGTCAGAAAGCTTCAACAACATGTATTGCTGTTCAGTGCCATGAAAATTCTACAAGTTCAGAATTGTCTTCTCAATGTAGCAGTTTTAGCTGTATTGTTTGATTGCTTGTCAGTGTCATCATCTTCCCACAAAGTTGACTGCCATGgatatctatctctatctctatctgtcCTGTGCTTTTCCTGGACATTTTATAGGCCAGCTGCATCCAATCCATTAAGTCAATCAGCTGCCTCTTCTTCTGCTTCTCTTACTTACACCTTCATTGTCTTCCACTTGCACTAATGATGTAACCAAATATTTTATCTATCTTACTTAGTGCATACTATCAAAGTTCCTTTTCACGCCAGTCATTTCTACCAGTTTCACTTACTTTTATCTTGTTGTCTATTCTCCCCAGTTTCAAATAATATTGGCTATATAAAAGCATGATACACCTAACATATTTTCTTATCCCAAGACATCCAACCCTTGCAGAATCAATACAAGGTAGTTACCAAAACATCAAATTGGGAATTCTCTCTTCAGAATGGAGTGAATGAAGAACATTCTAGAAACAGGGAGAATTgcgtcagagagtcatacagcatggaaacagacccttcggcccaattagTCCACCCCAATCAAGTTTCCCCAAACAACTATTCCCACCTACCAgttttggaccatatccctccaaacctttcctattcatgtatttgtccaaatgtcttttaaaggtggAATTTGATAACCATATGAAGGAAATGAAAAGGGAGTAAAGATAAAAGAAGAAGAATGGGAGGAGACTTGAGTGGAGCATAAACTGCTTGGGCCAAATCCTTCAGCTTAGTCACTGCTTTGGAGGAATCACTTTCATCACTGGAATTCAGATCACTTCGATGTGTCTCTTCTGAactgtgtgtactatctacaagatgcatggcagaaattcaccaaagatcttcagacagcaccttccaaacccatgaccatttccagctagaaggacaagagcagcactaccttcaagttcccctccaaaccactcgccATCCTTTCTTGGAAATGTATTACTGTTGCTTCAGTTTCACTGGGTCATAATCCTGGAATTTCCCTCCCCAATgacattgtaggtcaacccacagcagttaGATGACAGAAGTTCCAAAAAGATAGCTTATCACCACCATTTCAAGGGCATCTgggaacgggcaataaatgctggtcagccagctgTGCCCACATCCCCCACAAATAAATAGAATAAAAGTGTTTTCTTTCTCTGTAAGGAGAGTTCCTGCCACAATGAATCATCTCAGCTGCTTTCCCTTTTCACTGTCCCAAGAACAACAATATTTCAAGAACAAATACTTCAAATGAGTTCTGCGTAAAGGCTGGATTTTGGAACTGTTTGATCTTCTGCATTGAGCTTAACTCCGTGGTTCATAACAATTCACCAACTGGAGACAGTTGCGAGGACAAGATAATGGAAGGAGAGTCCAGTGCTcgatatagggaggggggaaacagGGCAGGGAGGGGAAAGGGCAAGATACCAGGGAAAGAGGAGTCAAAGGAAAGATaccagggagggaggggaagaagCCAGGGTCAGGGAAGGgagaatcaggacaaagaataaagggaagggagaggggatgaaggcaaagtagtggggagagaggggacaaGGAAAGGTCCAGGGAAGGGAGGATCAGGACACATAAAGGGACTCAAGGTACAGGAAAGGGAGGGGATGATGGTAAAGTACATGAGAGGAAATGAAAGCAGATTACAGGGGATGGAATAGATGAAAGGGTAAAGGAAGGGATGGGCAAGGTGGAGATGTTGGAAGAGGAAACGTAGGTTGATATTCTGGGGGTGAAACATTGTGAAACCGGAGGCTGAAAGAGTCTAGCTATACAATGTAGCATGATATTCAGTGGTGAAGGAGTTAAAATCTGTCTTGTGTGATTGGTATTATCATTAGCTTCTTACACTAATCCCACTGAACTATTTTTCTTCTGTCAACAGTTTAGATGGGAACTTTGAGAAAGATGATGATCCATGGACAAGGCGTTGTATGTCAGAGATGAGAGGGGCTAGCCGATCGATCTCCCACCCAGAACTGTGTATCGTTGGCCAGGGGCTTCAATGAGCCTTCCAGACATAACAATGTGCGATTTTCAATTCTCCCTGTCCAGGATGACCTCAGATTATCTGGTTATATAGTAGCGTGACAAAAATAATCCTATCTGGCATCTACTTAGGGAAGTTGACCTATTTAAAATAATATGCACAACATATGGGAGAAGTGTGTACACGTTTTATCTTCTCAAGTGGGACTGGATGACTGTGAAATTTTGTGAATTTCTTCATTCACTATGAGAACTTCCTTGGAATAGAATTGAAATGAAACAAATGGAATGAAAATCATCTGCTGGAGATTGAAGAGACTTTTATTAGTCACACTCGAGCTCAACAATCTGCAGCATTGGTACAAAGATAAAAGAATTATGAGGATTAATTTAAGTAGAAGTAAACATTTGTCGTAGAATTCCCCTGAAAATGGAACAAATTGGGAACCTTTAGTTTGTGAAGgatcccaaaatgcaaaaccttacCAGTGAGAATGAGTCATCCACTGACTGTTTCTTGCAGACGCTGAAAGTCCTGGAAAGACAATCTGGTGACAAGTTTCATGATCCACTGTTctttccaatgatccaaacaaTTTTTTTGTCAGCCTCTGGTATTGTCTGTAATGAAACAATGAAGGAGTACAACTGGTAtgattggagagttggacagatAGGTTGAATCCTCCAACCTTTTTGATGCAGAGCATTTAAAGATTTCCTCATTATTAGCCAATTTCATTAAGGATCACAGATTTTCCTTGCTTTTTCCCATTCTCTGTGGCAAACGTCCTTGGTTTCCATGTGGTTGTCAAGCCTTCATTTGGAATTGTTCCATGATGGCAATGAAGCATTGATGAATGTAGAAACAAAACCCTATTGAATACTCGATATCTTATCGCAGTAAACTCAAGCTTTTCCCTTGGCGTTTAAAAGTGCTGGTTTAATTAGCTCCAATTTGGAAGAACGATTTGATAAATCTGTTTGATTCCTCTATCAAAATCTGCTTTCAACAGAGAGCATATAAAATCTGTAGGAAGTGGGGATGTGGGGTGGGGACTAGGACAAGTTAACTGGTATCACCTTCAGAATCAGCATAAGTGAAGGCCAAGTGCCACCATACAGGATACCACCATGAGTATAGAGTGTAAAGGCAAAAATATGTCTCAGTCATAAATTTAAATGAATATTTAACCTGTCTCtattttgcattatgttctttaagaaaataaaatctccatcctgttaaatACATACTGGGAATGGAAGAATATTTAGGACTGTTGGAGAAGAGTGGTGAATGGGACTAATTGGAGAGCCCCTCCAAAGATCTGGCCTCGGCACAATGGATAAAGATAACTGAAATCACACAATGCGGCAGGCTATGATTTTTCCTTTCtcataaaataaaatcaaatcaagaaTTTTGTGAATGATTGAGTCAAACAGaagttgcctctctctctctgccccagaaCAAACAGTGACCTCCAGAAAAGGCAATTGATTAAAACTGGGATCTGATTCACTTCAGCCAAAATTATAAATGTCCACTACAATACTTATAGCTGCAGAATTAGGTGTGAGCATTTGAAAGATCAGCAATCTGCCCAAATCATGGTTAATTAATGAAGGAGTGTCTGGCATAGAAACCCAAGTGCAGGAAATTATAAAAGAGCCTTTCCTGCTCTTACTTGAAAAACCACCCACAAATAAGATTTATACAAAATAGTAAGCATTTCAGGTCATTTCTTGTCATCAAATATGGATTAAACTCCAGTAGAAAGGTGTGCTTGACTTTCAGGAGTTGCCCggaaaaccataagacataggaacagaagtgggTCACTCGaatcatcaagtctgctctgcaattcaatgaAATCATAGCTAATTTGATAgtcctgaactccactttcctatctaaccctcaattcccttgcTAGTTAACAATCGGTGATAAAGACTTcgacagattcactaccctcagatAAGAAACTCAGTCTTAAACGGGGAGCCCTTTGTACTGAGATTATGCCTTCCGGTTAGACTCTcccacatctctcctgaatggttttgtgaaaatcttgtacgtttcaataaggtcacctgtcattcttctataTTAGAAACAAGGCCCATTATTGCCTATAATATGTAACATTTGAAAACTAAGAATTAATGGGTACAAAGTTTAAGGTGCTAAAGTGTTACATACCCCATTGAAATAGCCCTTAACTACTAACTACACATCAAGTGTTTTAGAGtctccagatgaaatgttaaaataTAGTTTAGCATTTAAAAGTAAGATGTTTTCAAAACATATAATATTGTATTATTTAATACCAACATATGAAATACTGTACAAggcaatatttattttaaaaggaaaatatAGATTGTTCTCCACAGACAAAAATCATTTGTAACTGCTTGTTGGCTCTCTCGAGTACTAATGCAACATGTTTGGTTAATGTAACTTTGTGCAATTGTATAAACCAGGTGAAATATGAAAAATGTAAAGTTATCTATTCACTATTTATTGAGGTCAACTCAGCAGAAGTTCTGCTTGTGTTATTTTAATTGGTTTAAGGAATGAGTTAAACAAATAATTCAAATATCAAACAGTAGAAATTTCATCCAGACCTTGTTAACCAACATCTACACAGAAGTATCTCAACACTGTTATCTTTGTAAATTCACTCACAATTTACATAATTTAATCAGGGTCCTTCGACCAAAAATAGGCATTAGTTTAAAATTGGATGGAACGTTGAGTATTGTCAGTGGCTTATCCTGAGTTCCATGAAATACAGGCATGACCTTCTGTATTTGCTGATCAAGAGGGTTGTAAACTAAGAAGTATAATGGTCAGATTGTGAGAACACATATAGGGGATAAATTGGGCTACTAGGTTTCTTAcacggcttttgcctgaaacgtcgatttcgctgcactttggatgctgccggaaccgctgtgctcttccagcaccactgatccagaattcttACATCACAtgacagcattttaaaaatactgaCTCAGGGTTCATGTGGCACAATGAGACTGTCATTTCCTCTGGCTTAGAAGTCCCACCTGCTTAGAGCTGTTgtaacacatctgaacagattGACTAGAAATATCCAAACCCCACTGGTTGCAAAGTTTTTGTGACCTCATGAGATTGTGAATGGAGTGATATAAATTGCATGCACACAGCCCACAGGTGGTGACGAGACAGAATTACATTTCAGACATACAGAAATACTTTTAAGCAATAAGAAAACAAACCATTTGGCCTCAACATGGAAACAGCTGTTCATTAATCTACCTTTTTCTCATTTACCTTCATCGTCTACATTTATAATCTCATATCCAATACAGTAAAAGGTATTTGCCTCAAACCATGAACATGGAAGTTAAATCCATAATCTACAATTCTTCTGCCTTCAGTCACATATTTACTCTTAGAACTAAGGTTCATTTCACATCAGGAACTCCTGGAAACTGTCAGCTTCTATGCTCATGTCAGATAATTTGATATTTTTAACCATTCTTTCATGTTAATCATTACATGGTTTGTTTaaccagaaaaacaaaataaaatatttaaaaggtatacCTCAATCATAATCATTTATTTACAATAACATAAGATAGTAGTGCACAGATGACAATTTTAGTCTGCAAAGTTACAAGTTGCTATTAGTTACAGCTTTTTCTATAAAGCCCGTCTAACAAAGAAGTCAGACATTACTTACATTATACACAGTCCTTTATCATTAACAAGTGGTTCTGCAGTGCCAGTGAAACATTCTAAGTAAAACCAAGAATGGGGGACATTTTAATTCTGTTAAGGAAACAATTGGAAAAACTGCTTtattttgggggggggagggggggcacatTGTTTACACACATGTTAACAGAGCAAGTTTCTCCATTTGTATTTATGAAGAGAAGTAAGGCCAAAGTTCGAACATTTTTATTAGTTTCTTTCACTGGATAGGAGCACCACTAACAAACCTCGGAACTGTCATACATGTCAAAATgcatttgagaaggtgatggttggCTGTCTTCACGAACCGTTGAAGCTCATGCTGTAGGTACACAGTTATTGGAATGAGAGTTCCAGGATGTTCATCCTTTTGCAGTGATAGAACAGCAAAATACTCTCAAGGTGGTGTGTGGCTTGAAAAGAAACTCGGAAATGATATAAACTGCCCTGGTGTTATAAGGTGTGGGGTTTGAAATgtgttataaaatataatttcctgTGCATTGTGTAGATGTTTAATGTGTGGTTCAGATGCTAATCAAGCAGGATGCTTTATTCTCAAGTCTACCTTCCTgaatggagctgcactcatccaggtaagtggacaGCATTGCAATACATTTGTGACTTATGGCTCGTAAAatagtggacaagctttgggaagACAAGAGTTGAGTTACATACCATAGAACTCCCAGTCcctgacatgctcttgtagccacaatatttatatggcttcTTCAGTTTAGTTTCTGATCAGTGATAACTCCAGTGAATTGATAGTGGATGATTCAGCCATgagaatgccattgaatgtcaaggggcaatggttaggtTCCTtttttggaggtggtcattgtctGCCACTTGCATGGTACGAATGCTACTTACTTGCCAATTGTCAATCCAAGCTTGAATGTTGTGCGAGTCTTGTtggatttggacatggactgcttcagtatttggagtcatgaatggtactgaacattgtgcaattatcagtaaacatccccactctgaccttatgatggagggaaggttatagatGAAGGAGCTGATGATGTTTAGGTCTACCCCAAGGAACTCTGCAGAGATGCCCAGGTACTGAGAGgagtgacctccaacaaccacaacaatcttcctttatgccagtttaaaaaaaaatctatggaTGCTagtgatctgaaacaaacagaaactgttggagaaacccatcaggtctggcagcatctgtggagggaagaAGGTTCACAGGACGCTAAAGTTAAATGTATTTCTCTCcatagacactgccagacctcggtttgtccagcaatttctgtttttatttgttcctttGTATTAGATATGACTCCATTGAATGGAAAGTTTCCACAATTCCAAATAACTcctgcttgggctccttgatgccttaTTCTGTGAAATTCTGCATTGATGTCAAGAGTAGTCACTCCTACCTCACCTCCTCAGTTCAGCtctttgtccttttctttattggtctgGAGCCAAGTTTTTTTCTCTAAttccccacaatgtcctgggatacattgGATCCAATCCCggagatttgtccacctttataaTTTTTTAAGAACTCTAGCACTCCTTCTCTctaatgtggactgttttcaatTAATTAGTATTTGTTTCCCCAAAATCTTTAGCCTCCATTTCCTTcaccacagtaaaaactgacatgaaatatttgtttagtatctcacccatctcctgtagtATGATACATAGACAACCTAgttgacctttaaggggccccattctttccctagttgctctttttctttaatatacttgtaaaatctctttggagtATCTTTGATCTTAcatgccaaggctatctcatatcccttttGTGTctttctgatttccttcttaagaattCCCCTTATACTCTTCAAAAGATTAATTGGATCCCAGCTGACTCCCTCTTATTCTtgatcagagcctcaatatctttattcttcTATTATTCCCTACTCTTACCAgtttttcccttcactctaacaggaacataacgCCTCTAAACTCTTGtaatctcacttttgaaagcctcccacttgccaatcatccttttacctgtgaacaatctactccaatcaactcttgaaagttcctgcctcataccaaaatttgccttactccaattaagaactttaattTTTATACAAGag
Above is a genomic segment from Hemiscyllium ocellatum isolate sHemOce1 chromosome 3, sHemOce1.pat.X.cur, whole genome shotgun sequence containing:
- the LOC132835137 gene encoding photoreceptor cilium actin regulator-like, whose protein sequence is MGCAPSHSEIIQHLAKNTLRPLKKSAAQGLADRTHTETQTHSVSGGSGNSDSDSFENGQENAIQLRGEEDQHNTERSYCQSLPDLAVPARSPKLYNGETKREELAAGTKVAVPEVPVSQKYVPWEFADQKQHSQSDSNSAQQPRRSRKQKCRQAPKQVKSTKQREKSRSQSVDEEKVDFPSSMVNAHQVVYAYLNPSLSKYDAVLRLIEQAAQTQFILQQMVSFQTLRFEEVNCILREIAGEGERLVKDVGAQLAWPAGIGAPQDQPDLLQQLLLYTVNKMQATNGTVTSLTTSALQEACRYLHSATDTFQNRLMVKQGVDERLQKMIVQLEACARQQPHSKPRDTALHSEDSGIGGDTDSMKEYWNPEKCGRCTSSDSNAHLLSRDAHQHPSCIQETLSHVTVCTSKSYDTAVDHQFKGNFYSTHEEKVSSSVSVSTSQYAQIQNRSFGSFESLTSTECEALIRTESMDFCSLGEDEEEETISDIIVNGTPQRPWSSPPESEALRSIPKRMDIPENEEMTIKMKDAISGKIQFVPINPGSNAWSDEEGKLRPVRPSTAKGGKTRVVKKRRSKSAESLKSKAEDPTLLELQRTQKDLSRRLEKMLQPKSENSKGGLEQRKMPAMPKLPTSLPGTGQTVPSNKLKASLHSNFSILPSQEKMHLRKIPAGSCYQTQTQNQTETQSQALQTQNQNHTQAQAQDQIQNHAHMQSEDQAQDQSQESQTQTQTVAQVLAEEKQVASCPTAIRKQRTGVQELITTFSQRSAGLTTSDAPLPPPTLGLGQAPAPAGTGGRGPFTSGSRKLQAGDQPWPQYKIINLRYAGASCSPQENRTTECSPKPSRPGPSTGKEAEANSSIDEAAAPAKLSQHFSSSQSCRAAPGSPAPNPSTPTSRKAFLTTTLPSRNLYLPAGYTTPSASGKRWPNMIRGSEQPNLPAAQDELSSLVSPPPVSIKPPGLATGILPPSLVMGTLPPGRPIHHQPPSPPVHRQLPSPPVHRQTPSPPVHRQPPSPPVHRQTLSPPVHRQSPSPPVHRQTPSPPVHRQSPSPPVHRQLPSPPVRRQLPSPPVHRQTPSPPDHRQPPSPPVHRQPPSPPVRRQLPSPPVHRQPPSPPVYRQTPSPPVHHQLPSPPAVINSIPPQKRPLDRPEKPGSNASSIFCPLSDSIFESQPPSPLVDRVNTVAQPQSIIPGDISPLTSRVAWKNNFTVRQPSDRPRRLALSGVHPQPFVKKNHLLDFKSGIQNRLSATSSATSEPTLQSIGLDGNFEKDDDPWTRRCMSEMRGASRSISHPELCIVGQGLQ